GTAAGTCATTGAACGGAACCAAGTTGCACCGTCTTCTTCAAAGATTTCATCGCGCTCTTTTAATACAGCAAGAGCTTGATCGATTTTTCCGTTTTTGTATAATGATGTTTCTGAGAACCATACATCAAATTTAACACGGAAGCTTTCTAAGTCTTTTTGAAGCTTTGCTAACTCATATTTTAAACCGTACTCACGGTAGAATTCATAGCTTTCTTTTTCATCAGCTTTCGCATAACGATCGCCAAACTCTTCTGCTAAACGTTTACCGATTCCAATGATGTCCGCACCATGGTATCCGTCTTCTGGCATTTCTTTCTCTAAGCCTAAAGCTTGCATGTAACGAGCTTCAACAGAAAGAGCTAAGTTATGAATTTGGTTACCAGCGTCATTAATGTAGTACTCACGAGATACATCGTATCCTGCTTTTGCTAATAGATTACATAAAGTGTCACCTACTGCAGCACCACGTGCATGTCCTAAGTGAAGGTCACCTGTTGGATTCGCAGATACGAACTCAACTTGTACTTTTTCACCTTTACCAGTATTCGTTTCACCATAAGCTTCACCAGCATTAACGATTGTTGGGATTAAGTCTGTTAAGTAGCTATTATCCATGTAGAAGTTAATGAAACCAGGACCTGCGATTTCAATCTTTTCAGTAGAAGCTTTTGCTTTATCGAAGTTTGCAACTAATTCTTCTGCAATCATACGAGGTGCTTTTTTCGCAACGCGTGCAAGTTGCATTGCCATATTTGTAGAGAAGTCACCATTTGTTTTATCTTTTGGAGATTCTAATACTACGTTTGGAATCTGTTCTTCTGTCGCTAATTCTGCCTTTAATACAGCAGCTTGAATTTCTTCTTTAATTAATCCTTTTACTTGTTCTAAAGAATTCATTATTTTGCCTCCTTCAAATTAATCGTAATTGTATATCTGCCAGCTTCTTGTTCACTTAGAAGCAATGCGTACGTTAAGAAGAGTTGTCCTTTTTTCTTTTCATCCGACCATTTAAAAAGAACGTTATCAGTTTTCGTTTGCAATGCAAACGTACCAAGTTCACTCGTATACGTACCAGTTGTCCATTCACCTTTCACATGCGTCTGACGCATCGAAACAGCACCTGAACGCATAATAAGAACTTGTTCATCTTGAATTTTAATAATTGTTTTCACTTCGCCTTGTTCGTTCGGCTCTTGGAATGTTACATATGTACCTTGACCTTTTACATAGTATTGACCATTTGCTTCAAAAGCAACGGTTTCCTTCCTCGCCCCTTCACGGATTTCTGTTACGAAATGAACGTGTACCGGCAAGCCTGCAAGTTGTTTCTCCACGTCTTGCACACCTTTCAAATGTTATAGATATTAAATACTACTTATAATAAATCACTTTTCCTATCATATCAAAAAAAACCTCTGTCTGTCTGCTGAAAAATCAGGAAAACTCCATTTCAAAAAATAATTCACTTTCACTTTATTTCATATGCTAAAATATTTTTTAAGTCTAAATATTCTTTCATTTAAAGAGGTGAAATAGATGCTACCAACAAAATTAAAAAAGGGTGATGAAATTAGAGTTATTTCACCATCCTGTAGTTTAAGTATTGTCTCAACTGAAAACAGGAGGCTTGCTGTAAAAAGATTAACCGAACTCGGCTTTCACGTTACATTCTCAACACATGCTGAAGAAATAGATCGATTCGCTTCCTCTTCTATTTCTTCACGCGTTCAAGACCTCCACGAAGCATTTAGAGATCCAAATGTCAAAGCCATTTTGACGACACTTGGCGGATACAACTCTAATGGTTTATTAAAATATCTCGATTACGATTTAATTCGTGAAAATCCGAAATTTTTCTGTGGTTATTCAGATATTACTGCTTTAAATAATGCAATTTACACTAAAACAGGACTTGTTACATATTCAGGCCCCCATTTCTCTTCATTTGGAATGGAGAAAGGACTCGAGTATACAACCGATTACTTTTTACAATGCTTAACTTCTAATAAGCCTATTGAAGTCCTGCCATCTGAAACATGGAGCGATGATTCTTGGTATATAGATCAAGAAAATCGAAAATTTATTAAAAATGAAGGATACGTTTCGATTCACGAAGGAGAAGCTACTGGAGATATTATCGGTGGTAATATGAGCACATTGAACTTACTGCAAGGTACATCATATATGCCAAACTTAAAGGATAAAATTTTATTTCTTGAAGAGGATAGTTTAACTGGAACATCTACTCTTAAAACTTTTGATCGCTATTTACACTCTCTTATGCAGCAACAAAATTTTAAACAT
This genomic window from Bacillus anthracis str. Vollum contains:
- the argS gene encoding arginine--tRNA ligase, giving the protein MNSLEQVKGLIKEEIQAAVLKAELATEEQIPNVVLESPKDKTNGDFSTNMAMQLARVAKKAPRMIAEELVANFDKAKASTEKIEIAGPGFINFYMDNSYLTDLIPTIVNAGEAYGETNTGKGEKVQVEFVSANPTGDLHLGHARGAAVGDTLCNLLAKAGYDVSREYYINDAGNQIHNLALSVEARYMQALGLEKEMPEDGYHGADIIGIGKRLAEEFGDRYAKADEKESYEFYREYGLKYELAKLQKDLESFRVKFDVWFSETSLYKNGKIDQALAVLKERDEIFEEDGATWFRSMTYGDDKNRVLIKNDGSYTYLTPDIAYHRDKLERGFDKLINIWGADHHGYIPRMKAAIQALGYDKETLEVEIIQMVQLYQNGEKMKMSKRTGKAVTLRELMEEVGVDAMRYFFAMRSGDSHLDFDMDLAVSKSNENPVYYAQYAHARVCSILRQGEELGLATGGDVNYKLVTSEKEVELLKKLGEFPAVVADAAQKRLPHRITNYAFELAATLHSFYNAEKVLNQDNLELSKARYELMKAVRTTLQNALAIVGVSAPEKM
- a CDS encoding DUF1934 domain-containing protein, which translates into the protein MEKQLAGLPVHVHFVTEIREGARKETVAFEANGQYYVKGQGTYVTFQEPNEQGEVKTIIKIQDEQVLIMRSGAVSMRQTHVKGEWTTGTYTSELGTFALQTKTDNVLFKWSDEKKKGQLFLTYALLLSEQEAGRYTITINLKEAK
- a CDS encoding S66 family peptidase; translation: MLPTKLKKGDEIRVISPSCSLSIVSTENRRLAVKRLTELGFHVTFSTHAEEIDRFASSSISSRVQDLHEAFRDPNVKAILTTLGGYNSNGLLKYLDYDLIRENPKFFCGYSDITALNNAIYTKTGLVTYSGPHFSSFGMEKGLEYTTDYFLQCLTSNKPIEVLPSETWSDDSWYIDQENRKFIKNEGYVSIHEGEATGDIIGGNMSTLNLLQGTSYMPNLKDKILFLEEDSLTGTSTLKTFDRYLHSLMQQQNFKHVKGIVIGKMQKGAECTIEDIQEMIASKPELAHIPIIANASFGHTTPIFTFPIGGRATIISSKEKTSITILTH